The Agromyces marinus genome window below encodes:
- the dut gene encoding dUTP diphosphatase gives MTDSVDVLITAERIPAYAHPGDAGADLHASESVLLEPGERATVGTGVAIALPDGFVAFVVPRSGLAFRHGLTIVNAPGTVDAGYRGEIKVALLNTDAREAYRVEEGDRIAQLVVMPVSRARFVEVEKLPGSLRGEGGFGSTGFGANHQGAHA, from the coding sequence GTGACCGATTCCGTCGATGTGCTGATCACGGCCGAGCGCATCCCGGCGTACGCCCATCCGGGCGACGCGGGTGCCGACCTCCACGCCTCCGAGTCCGTCCTCCTCGAGCCCGGTGAACGGGCGACCGTGGGCACGGGCGTCGCCATCGCGCTGCCCGACGGGTTCGTCGCCTTCGTCGTCCCGCGTTCCGGTCTGGCGTTCAGGCACGGCCTGACGATCGTCAACGCCCCGGGGACGGTCGACGCGGGCTACCGCGGCGAGATCAAGGTCGCACTGCTGAACACGGACGCCCGCGAGGCGTATCGCGTCGAGGAGGGCGACCGGATCGCCCAGCTCGTCGTGATGCCGGTCTCTCGCGCGCGGTTCGTCGAAGTCGAGAAGCTGCCCGGCAGCCTTCGCGGAGAAGGCGGATTCGGATCGACCGGGTTCGGGGCGAACCACCAAGGAGCACACGCGTGA
- a CDS encoding DUF4193 domain-containing protein — MATDYDAPRKTDDDSESIEAIKERVPDKMSGNVDAEDADNPGSFDLAGADLSDVELDVVVLPPQADEFTCANCFLVKHRSQIDHESKLGPICLECAA, encoded by the coding sequence ATGGCAACGGATTACGACGCGCCGCGGAAGACCGACGACGACTCGGAGTCGATCGAGGCCATCAAGGAGCGCGTGCCCGACAAGATGTCGGGCAATGTCGACGCCGAGGACGCCGACAACCCGGGCAGCTTCGATCTCGCGGGCGCCGACCTGTCCGACGTCGAACTCGACGTCGTCGTCCTCCCGCCGCAGGCTGACGAGTTCACCTGCGCGAACTGCTTCCTCGTGAAGCACCGCTCGCAGATCGACCACGAGTCCAAGCTCGGTCCGATCTGCCTGGAGTGCGCCGCCTAG
- a CDS encoding DUF3093 domain-containing protein — protein sequence MPDYRERLWPTPWIYLSSLLLVPASILVLAPVSLPAGIATGVLLYLAVAGTLTLTAPVIEVRDGRFRAGRAEIPLDVTGEAVPAEGEAARAERGTRLDARAFLVIRGWIADVVRVPVADAADPAPYWLVSTRHPRELAAAINRSRRPHTGSGPA from the coding sequence ATGCCCGACTACCGCGAACGGCTCTGGCCGACGCCCTGGATCTACCTCTCCAGCCTCCTGCTCGTTCCCGCCAGCATCCTGGTGCTGGCCCCGGTCTCGCTGCCCGCGGGCATCGCGACCGGGGTGCTGCTGTATCTCGCGGTGGCCGGCACGCTCACCCTGACCGCGCCGGTCATCGAGGTGCGCGACGGGCGATTCCGGGCTGGTCGCGCCGAGATCCCGCTCGACGTGACCGGCGAGGCGGTGCCCGCCGAGGGCGAGGCCGCGCGCGCCGAGCGCGGCACGCGACTGGACGCCCGCGCGTTCCTGGTGATCAGGGGCTGGATCGCCGACGTCGTGCGCGTGCCGGTGGCGGATGCCGCCGACCCGGCGCCGTACTGGCTCGTGTCGACGCGGCATCCACGAGAACTGGCCGCCGCGATCAATCGATCGCGACGGCCACATACGGGGAGCGGGCCGGCCTAG